The following coding sequences are from one Passer domesticus isolate bPasDom1 chromosome 11, bPasDom1.hap1, whole genome shotgun sequence window:
- the SST gene encoding somatostatin — translation MLSCRLQCALALLSIALALGTVSAAPSDPRLRQFLQKSLAAAAGKQELAKYFLAELLSEPSQTENEALESEDLSRGAEQDEVRLELERSANSNPALAPRERKAGCKNFFWKTFTSC, via the exons ATGCTGTCGTGCCGCCTCCAGTGcgccctggccctgctctccaTCGCCCTGGCCCTCGGCACCGTCTCGGCCGCCCCCTCGGACCCGCGGCTCCGGCAGTTCCTGCAGAAGTCgctggccgccgccgccgggaaGCAG GAACTGGCCAAGTACTTTTTGGCAGAACTGCTTTCAGAGCCAAGTCAGACAGAAAATGAAGCCCTGGAGTCTGAGGACTTGTCCCGAGGGGCTGAGCAGGATGAAGTGAGACTGGAGCTGGAGCGCTCGGCTAACTCAAATCCCGCTCTGGCACCCCGGGAACGCAAAGCAGGCTGCAAGAACTTCTTCTGGAAAACTTTCACATCCTGTTAG
- the BCL6 gene encoding B-cell lymphoma 6 protein has protein sequence MASPADSCIQFTRHASDVLLNLNRLRSRDILTDVVIIVNREQFRAHKTVLMACSGLFYSIFTDQLKCNLNVINLDPEINPEGFCILLDFMYTSRLNLRENNIMAVMATALYLQMEHVVDTCRRFVKSSEAEMVSAVKTPREEFLAGRMLGHPEVMAYRSRDVSENGMPLQNGSLCNGRAFAPGLINSLSGSPISYHGYSPLPLNSFLVDDELREMRMPLSELSRAGAFPKERILPCDSSRTIPTEYVRTITDISANMCHATIYAPKEGAAEEARSDMHYSVASGPKPVIPSVRNNPYFPCDKVAKEEERTSSEDEISQHFEPTNTPLDRKGLISPQSPQKSDCQPNSPTESSSSKNARIGQNSSSLFTKSPTDPKACNWKKYKFIVLNSLNQNTKQDSADQNEMGTLSPRTYVPMSTCQQSMEPEHLNVQSPTKISVNGEDSTIPQASRLNNIVNRSRDGSPRSSEGQSPLYMHSSKCSSCGCQSPQHTEMCLHTPGSNFGEEMGETQSEYSDSSCENGAFFCNECDCRFSEEASLKRHSLQVHSDKPYKCDRCQASFRYKGNLASHKTVHTGEKPYRCNICGAQFNRPANLKTHTRIHSGEKPYKCETCGARFVQVAHLRAHVLIHTGEKPYPCEICGTRFRHLQTLKSHLRIHTGEKPYHCEKCNLHFRHKSQLRLHLRQKHGAITNTKVQYRISASEAPPELPKAC, from the exons ATGGCCTCGCCGGCAGACAGCTGCATCCAGTTCACGCGCCACGCGAGCGACGTCCTCCTCAATCTCAACCGCCTTAGAAGCCGGGATATCTTGACCGATGTTGTCATCATCGTGAACCGAGAGCAGTTCCGAGCCCACAAAACAGTTCTGATGGCCTGCAG TGGCCTCTTCTACAGCATCTTCACTGACCAGCTCAAGTGCAACTTGAATGTTATCAACCTGGATCCTGAAATTAACCCTGAGGGGTTTTGCATCCTCTTGGACTTCATGTACACCTCCCGCCTGAACTTGAGGGAGAACAATATCATGGCTGTGATGGCCACAGCACTCTACCTGCAGATGGAGCACGTGGTTGACACCTGCCGAAGGTTTGTCAAGTCTAG TGAAGCAGAGATGGTGTCTGCTGTGAAGACCCCAAGGGAAGAGTTTTTGGCAGGACGGATGCTGGGCCACCCAGAGGTGATGGCTTATCGGAGCAGAGATGTCTCAGAGAATGGCATGCCTCTTCAAAACGGCTCCCTCTGCAACGGGAGGGCCTTCGCACCTGGCTTGATCAACAGTTTGTCTGGATCCCCCATTTCCTACCATGGATACAGCCCTCTCCCTCTAAATAGCTTCCTAGTGGATGATGAGTTGCGGGAGATGAGGATGCCTCTCTCTGAACTCTCAAGGGCGGGTGCCTTCCCCAAGGAGAGGATCCTGCCGTGCGACAGCTCCAGGACAATCCCCACCGAGTACGTGAGAACCATTACCGACATCTCTGCCAACATGTGCCACGCCACCATCTATGCTCCAAAAGAAGGTGCTGCTGAAGAAGCCAGGAGTGACATGCACTACAGCGTGGCTTCTGGGCCCAAACCTGTCATCCCTTCAGTCCGGAACAACCCCTACTTCCCTTGCGATAAAGTGGCCAAAGAGGAGGAGCGGACCTCTTCAGAGGATGAGATCAGCCAGCACTTTGAGCCCACCAACACACCCCTGGACCGCAAGGGACTCATCAGCCCTCAGAGCCCACAGAAGTCAGACTGCCAGCCCAACTCACCAACTGagtccagcagcagcaagaatGCCCGTATCGGCCAGaactccagctccctcttcACCAAGAGCCCCACAGACCCCAAAGCCTGCAACTGGAAGAAGTACAAGTTCATTGTCCTCAACTCTCTCAACCAGAACACCAAGCAAGACAGCGCTGACCAGAACGAGATGGGAACCCTCTCTCCTCGCACCTACGTGCCCATGTCCACTTGCCAGCAGTCCATGGAGCCGGAGCATCTCAATGTGCAATCCCCCACCAAGATAAGCGTGAATGGTGAAGACTCTACAATCCCACAAGCGAGCAGACTCAACAATATTGTTAACAG GTCCCGGGATGGGTCCCCTCGGAGCAGCGAAGGGCAGTCCCCACTGTACATGCATTCATCGAAgtgcagctcctgtggctgccagtcccCACAACATACTGAGATGTGCCTTCATACCCCTGGCTCAAACTTTGGAGAAGAGATGGGGGAAACCCAGTCTGAGTACTCTGACTCCAGCTGTG AGAATGGAGCCTTCTTCTGCAACGAGTGCGACTGCCGGTTCTCCGAGGAGGCCTCTCTCAAGAGACATTCTCTGCAAGTGCACAGTGACAAGCCCTACAAGTGTGACCGCTGCCAGGCCTCCTTTCGCTACAAGGGGAACCTCGCCAGCCACAAAACCGTCCACACAG GAGAGAAGCCGTACCGCTGCAACATCTGCGGGGCGCAGTTCAACCGACCAGCCAACCTGAAAACCCACACACGCATCCACTCTGGGGAGAAACCCTACAAGTGTGAGACTTGTGGGGCCAGATTTGTCCAG gtgGCCCACCTGCGTGCTCACGTGCTCATTCACACCGGGGAGAAGCCGTACCCCTGTGAGATCTGCGGCACACGCTTCCGGCACCTGCAGACCCTCAAAAGTCACCTTCGAATCCACACAGGAGAGAAACCATACCAT TGTGAGAAGTGCAACCTGCATTTccgccacaaaagccagctgcGGCTGCACCTGCGGCAGAAGCACGGGGCCATCACCAACACCAAGGTGCAGTACCGCATCTCGGCCAGCGAGGCGCCTCCCGAGCTCCCCAAGGCCTGCTGA